The DNA segment AATCGGGTGAGGCTTTTGTGGTTGTTTCTGATGGGAAGTAGGGGATTGGTGATTTTGAGATTGGTGATTAAAGATTAAAGATTAAAGATTAAAGATTAAAGATTAAAGATTAAAGATTAAAGATTAAAGATTAAAGATTAAAGATTAGTTGAGGCGCTTTTGGCGTCTTTTTTTTTTTTTTTTTTTTGGTCTGCCTCCGTGAACAAAAGGCGTTCACTTTCAGGCGCTACGAACAGAATACGTTCGTAGGAGGCGTTCACTTTCAGGCGCTACGAACAAAATACGTTCGTAGGAAATAAAAAAACCCACATGTGACCATGTAGGTTTATTCATATAGAACGGACTATACAGCGCGTTCCACTTTACCAGCTCTTAGACATCTAGCGCAAACATTCACTCTCATTGCTGAGCCGTTTACTTTAGCCTTAACTCTTCTAAGGTTAGGTTTCCAAGTTCTTCTGTTGTGATTGTTAGCGTGTGAAACGTTGTTACCAGAAATCTGGCCTTTACCACATACGTGACAAACTCTAGGCATATCTTACACCTCCTTCGAGTAACTTATCAGATTTAGCACATACATTGTATCAAAGAAGATTGAATAAATCAAGCTCTTTCAAGGTATTGGAATCTGTCAGTTAAAATTGTATCATTGCGTATCGTCCCTAGTCTGTGCTCAACTACATCTAGAGAAGGATACGCTAGGTTTTTGTAGTCATAATTACAGTTACTAATTTGCAACACCAATAACCATTATAAAAAAAATCTCAAACAATTGCAATATTAAATCACATCATATAGAATAAAAGTTGATGAAATATGTTTGAGAGTGTAGTAAACTATCTATACAATAATAAAGTAGGTAGTATAATTG comes from the Fusibacter sp. A1 genome and includes:
- the rpmB gene encoding 50S ribosomal protein L28, which translates into the protein MPRVCHVCGKGQISGNNVSHANNHNRRTWKPNLRRVKAKVNGSAMRVNVCARCLRAGKVERAV